From a single Planctellipticum variicoloris genomic region:
- a CDS encoding LssY C-terminal domain-containing protein: MSDPLPAANSAAPDRRRRWLSPEGIARGGLVLVLVWAVVAYIVLPLAWRIATRRHPALFNAPTRTHTASGIPGDPVNLGLIATEIELHRGILAAGWFPADPLTLKTSLRIAADTIFHREYTDAPVSSLYLFGRKEDFAFEQPFGDDPRRRHHVRFWRSPEVDADGRPVWFGAATFDERVGLSHTTGEITHHIAPDVDAERDKVLADLKKAGALADETWIDGFQSQLSGKNGGGDPWETDGRLGVGVLQAPTSLPAEKAPGDASAKD, encoded by the coding sequence ATGTCCGATCCACTGCCCGCTGCAAACTCCGCCGCTCCGGACCGTCGTCGCCGCTGGCTGTCGCCCGAGGGAATCGCGCGCGGCGGGCTGGTGCTGGTTCTCGTCTGGGCGGTGGTCGCATACATCGTGCTGCCGCTCGCGTGGCGAATCGCCACCCGACGGCATCCCGCGCTGTTCAACGCGCCGACGCGCACGCACACGGCCAGCGGCATTCCCGGCGATCCGGTGAATCTGGGCCTGATCGCCACGGAAATTGAGCTCCATCGGGGAATCCTCGCCGCCGGCTGGTTCCCCGCCGACCCGCTGACGCTGAAGACTTCGCTACGGATCGCGGCGGATACGATCTTCCACCGCGAATACACGGATGCCCCGGTCAGCAGCCTGTATCTGTTCGGTCGCAAAGAGGATTTTGCGTTCGAGCAGCCGTTCGGGGACGATCCCCGCCGGCGGCATCACGTGCGGTTCTGGCGCTCGCCCGAGGTGGACGCCGACGGGCGGCCGGTCTGGTTCGGGGCGGCGACCTTCGACGAGCGCGTCGGCCTGAGCCACACGACGGGCGAAATCACGCACCACATTGCTCCCGACGTCGACGCCGAGCGGGACAAGGTCCTGGCGGATCTGAAGAAGGCGGGCGCGCTCGCCGACGAAACCTGGATCGACGGCTTTCAGTCCCAACTGTCGGGAAAGAACGGGGGAGGCGACCCGTGGGAGACGGACGGGCGGCTGGGAGTCGGCGTGCTGCAGGCGCCGACGAGTCTGCCGGCGGAGAAAGCGCCGGGTGATGCGTCGGCGAAGGACTAA
- the trhA gene encoding PAQR family membrane homeostasis protein TrhA: MTSAERPDDELANVITHGAAFVLSIPAAVYLLWLVADRSPAIRAACDIYAATLLLTFGSSTLSHVFHDIERRKRFRTLDQASIFLLMAGTYTPFGVALLDHGWWQLLHVVMWLCAAAGVARCLQVRDLSGPDKSAFGVMGCLPVAGFGEMARQAPPGLLPWLFLGGACFGVGAIFLALSARVRYAHAIWHLLVIAGCASQYRAILLAVGPASQ; the protein is encoded by the coding sequence ATGACCAGCGCCGAGCGCCCCGATGACGAACTGGCTAACGTGATCACGCACGGGGCGGCGTTTGTGCTGAGCATTCCGGCTGCCGTCTACCTGCTCTGGCTCGTGGCGGACCGTTCGCCGGCCATCCGCGCTGCCTGCGACATTTACGCCGCGACGCTGCTGCTCACCTTCGGCAGTTCGACCCTCTCGCACGTCTTTCACGACATCGAGCGCCGGAAGCGGTTCCGGACGCTCGATCAGGCCAGCATCTTTCTGCTGATGGCGGGGACGTACACGCCGTTCGGCGTCGCCCTGCTGGACCACGGCTGGTGGCAGTTGCTGCACGTAGTCATGTGGCTGTGCGCCGCGGCGGGCGTCGCCCGCTGCCTGCAGGTCCGCGACCTGTCGGGGCCGGACAAGTCCGCCTTCGGCGTGATGGGCTGCCTGCCGGTCGCAGGCTTCGGCGAAATGGCCCGCCAGGCCCCTCCCGGTCTGCTGCCGTGGCTCTTCCTCGGCGGCGCCTGTTTCGGCGTCGGAGCGATCTTTCTGGCGCTCAGCGCCCGCGTGCGCTATGCCCACGCCATCTGGCACCTGCTGGTGATCGCCGGGTGCGCCAGTCAGTACCGGGCGATCCTCCTGGCAGTAGGACCTGCCTCCCAGTGA
- a CDS encoding formylglycine-generating enzyme family protein, giving the protein MSRLRIVILLLLGVGAFGVSYGLTRLAGSRPESASVPDGMAWIPPGEFWMGTDAKDAWKDEKPAHRVRVEGFWIDATEVTNSQFRKFVDATQYLTTAERAPTAEEILAQSPPGTPAPPPELLVPGSLVFTPPEYPVPLDDVSQWWTWTPGANWRHPEGPGSDLANREDHPVVHISWDDAVAYAKWAGKRLPTEAEWEYAARGGLDRAPYVWGHEPPDDARPPANLWTGTFPNRNTSADGFVRTAPVKSFPANGYGLYDMAGNVWEWCADRYDPDLYARRSQTDVTLSPSGPESGRNSSRPFMTQRSQRGGSFLCNDSYCSRYRPSARHGCTPDTGMSHVGFRCVKSLVTAGP; this is encoded by the coding sequence ATGTCGCGACTTCGAATCGTCATCCTGCTGCTGCTGGGCGTCGGTGCGTTTGGCGTCTCCTACGGGCTGACGCGACTGGCCGGTTCGCGCCCGGAATCTGCATCTGTACCGGACGGCATGGCCTGGATTCCCCCCGGCGAGTTCTGGATGGGGACCGACGCCAAGGACGCGTGGAAGGATGAGAAGCCGGCACATCGTGTCCGCGTCGAAGGGTTCTGGATCGATGCGACCGAAGTCACCAACTCGCAGTTCCGGAAGTTCGTCGACGCGACGCAGTACCTGACCACCGCGGAACGCGCCCCGACCGCCGAAGAGATCCTCGCCCAGTCGCCGCCCGGGACTCCCGCTCCGCCGCCCGAACTGCTGGTCCCCGGCTCGCTGGTCTTTACGCCTCCCGAATACCCCGTCCCGCTGGATGATGTCTCGCAATGGTGGACCTGGACGCCGGGCGCGAACTGGCGACATCCCGAGGGCCCCGGCAGTGATCTGGCCAATCGTGAAGATCACCCGGTTGTCCACATTTCCTGGGACGACGCCGTCGCCTACGCGAAGTGGGCCGGCAAGCGCCTGCCGACGGAAGCCGAATGGGAATACGCCGCCCGTGGCGGGCTCGACCGCGCTCCCTACGTCTGGGGCCATGAGCCCCCCGACGACGCTCGCCCTCCGGCCAATCTCTGGACGGGCACGTTTCCGAATCGCAACACGTCCGCCGACGGATTTGTGCGCACGGCCCCAGTGAAATCGTTTCCCGCGAACGGATACGGACTGTACGATATGGCCGGCAATGTCTGGGAGTGGTGTGCCGACAGGTACGACCCCGATCTCTACGCACGCCGTTCACAGACCGACGTTACTCTTTCTCCGTCCGGTCCCGAATCCGGTCGCAACTCTTCGCGTCCTTTCATGACCCAGCGCAGTCAGCGCGGCGGTTCGTTTCTGTGCAACGACAGTTACTGTTCCCGCTACCGTCCCAGCGCCCGGCACGGTTGCACCCCCGATACCGGCATGTCGCATGTCGGTTTCCGGTGTGTGAAGTCTCTCGTCACCGCAGGCCCGTAG
- a CDS encoding arylsulfatase — protein MLKSQWSSAWMILLFGGVLGFAAATLEVRPVASAAMEFPSINEATSSTASVNLSVPTCSQAGSGCCSKGLSRGDQLAVAAHNELVAASLAQSGKKPNICIIWGDDIGQSNVSIYTHGLMGYQTPNIDRIAREGMLFTDYYGEQSCTAGRASFITGQHGMRTGLTKVGVPGAPQGLQKEDPTIADLLKPLGYVTGQFGKNHLGDRNEFLPTVHGFDEFYGNLYHLNAEEEPENVDYPKDPEFRKKYGPRGVLDCRASETDDPTVDPRFGKIGRQTIKDTGPLTRKRMETIDDDVAGRAAEFIERQAKAGKPFFVWVNFTHMHFRTHVKPESKGQAGRWMGEYADAMIDHDKNVGAVLKALDDAGVADNTFVMYSTDNGPHMNTWPDGAMTPFRNEKNSNWEGAYRVPCMVRWPGKIQPGTVSNQIVSHLDWAPTLVAMAGDPDVTQKLLKGYQAGESSFKVHLDGHNLLPYLTGKTEKSPRQGFIYCNDDQQLTSLRYDNWKMVFLEQRVEGTLRIWAEPFVSLRVPKIFNLRMDPYERADITSNTYYDWLLDRVFLLYPAQDMVGEFLMTFKEFPPRQKAGSFNLDDIMQKLQEGHHK, from the coding sequence ATGCTGAAAAGTCAGTGGTCGTCCGCGTGGATGATTCTCTTGTTCGGGGGCGTGCTCGGTTTCGCCGCCGCCACGCTTGAAGTTCGCCCCGTAGCCAGTGCCGCGATGGAGTTTCCGAGCATCAACGAGGCCACGTCAAGCACCGCCAGCGTTAACCTCTCCGTGCCGACCTGTTCGCAAGCCGGCTCCGGCTGCTGCTCAAAAGGCCTCAGCCGGGGCGATCAGCTCGCCGTCGCCGCGCATAACGAACTGGTCGCCGCCTCGCTGGCGCAGTCCGGCAAGAAGCCGAACATCTGCATCATCTGGGGCGACGATATCGGCCAGTCGAATGTCAGCATCTACACCCACGGTCTGATGGGGTACCAGACGCCGAATATCGACCGCATCGCCCGGGAGGGGATGCTCTTCACCGACTATTACGGCGAGCAGAGCTGTACGGCCGGTCGGGCCTCCTTTATCACCGGACAGCATGGCATGCGGACCGGACTGACGAAAGTTGGCGTCCCCGGGGCGCCGCAGGGTCTGCAGAAGGAAGACCCGACGATTGCCGATCTCCTGAAGCCGCTGGGATATGTCACCGGCCAGTTCGGCAAGAACCATCTCGGCGACCGCAACGAATTCCTGCCGACGGTTCACGGCTTCGACGAGTTTTACGGCAACCTGTATCACCTCAACGCCGAGGAAGAGCCGGAGAACGTCGACTACCCGAAAGATCCCGAGTTCCGCAAGAAGTACGGTCCCCGCGGCGTGCTCGACTGCCGGGCGTCGGAGACGGACGACCCCACGGTCGACCCGCGCTTCGGCAAGATCGGCCGTCAGACCATCAAGGATACCGGTCCGCTGACGCGAAAGCGGATGGAAACGATCGACGACGACGTCGCCGGCCGCGCTGCAGAGTTCATCGAGCGACAGGCCAAAGCCGGCAAGCCCTTCTTCGTCTGGGTGAATTTCACCCACATGCACTTCCGGACTCACGTCAAACCGGAAAGCAAGGGGCAGGCTGGGCGCTGGATGGGCGAGTATGCCGACGCCATGATCGACCACGACAAAAACGTCGGCGCGGTCCTCAAGGCCCTCGACGACGCCGGGGTCGCGGACAACACCTTCGTCATGTATTCAACCGACAATGGCCCCCACATGAATACCTGGCCGGACGGGGCCATGACGCCGTTCCGCAACGAGAAGAACTCCAACTGGGAAGGGGCCTACCGCGTCCCCTGCATGGTCCGCTGGCCGGGGAAGATCCAGCCCGGAACAGTCTCCAACCAGATTGTCTCGCACCTGGACTGGGCGCCGACGCTGGTGGCGATGGCGGGCGACCCGGACGTGACGCAGAAACTGCTCAAGGGCTATCAGGCCGGGGAATCGTCGTTCAAGGTGCACCTCGACGGACACAACCTGCTGCCGTATCTGACCGGAAAAACCGAGAAGAGCCCGCGGCAAGGGTTCATTTATTGCAACGACGACCAGCAGTTGACGTCGCTGCGGTACGACAACTGGAAGATGGTCTTCCTGGAACAGCGGGTGGAGGGGACGCTGCGCATCTGGGCCGAGCCGTTCGTCAGCCTTCGCGTCCCCAAGATCTTCAATCTGCGGATGGACCCCTACGAGCGGGCCGACATTACGTCGAACACCTACTACGACTGGCTCCTCGACCGCGTGTTCCTGCTCTACCCGGCCCAGGACATGGTCGGCGAGTTTCTGATGACCTTCAAGGAGTTTCCGCCGCGGCAGAAAGCCGGCAGTTTCAACCTGGACGATATCATGCAGAAACTGCAGGAAGGTCACCACAAGTAG
- a CDS encoding HAD family hydrolase, with amino-acid sequence MLLAARCLVLAAVVCSSGLADGRLQAAGDGLPSWNAGPSKQAILDFVARTTREGGVDFVPERERIATFDNDGTLWAEQPMYFQLFFALDRVKALAPQHPEWKEQEPFASLLKGDTQAALAGGEKAIVEILTVTHAGMTTEDFEQIVRDWFATARHPTTGRPYTEMVYQPMLELLAYLRANGFKTFIVSGGGIEFMRVFAERVYGVPPEQVVGSSIKTKFELRDGKPVLIRLPEVDFIDDKAGKPVGINAHIGRRPIAAFGNSDGDLEMLQWTAAGPGPRFCLFVHHTDAEREWAYDRKSHIGQLDKGLDEAGVRGWTVVDMKSDWNVIYPPRG; translated from the coding sequence ATGTTACTCGCGGCCCGTTGCCTCGTGCTCGCCGCTGTTGTCTGCAGTAGCGGGCTCGCAGACGGCCGCCTGCAGGCGGCTGGCGACGGACTGCCGTCGTGGAACGCAGGGCCATCGAAGCAGGCGATTCTCGACTTCGTCGCCAGGACGACCCGGGAAGGGGGAGTCGACTTCGTGCCGGAACGAGAACGCATCGCCACGTTCGACAATGACGGCACTCTCTGGGCCGAACAGCCGATGTACTTTCAGCTCTTCTTCGCCCTCGACCGCGTCAAGGCCCTCGCCCCGCAGCACCCCGAGTGGAAGGAGCAGGAGCCGTTCGCCTCGCTCCTCAAAGGCGATACGCAAGCCGCCCTCGCCGGCGGCGAAAAGGCCATCGTCGAAATCCTCACGGTCACCCACGCCGGCATGACGACCGAAGACTTCGAACAGATCGTTCGCGACTGGTTCGCCACGGCCAGGCACCCGACGACCGGCCGCCCGTATACGGAGATGGTCTATCAGCCGATGCTGGAGCTCCTCGCCTACCTGCGGGCCAACGGCTTCAAAACGTTCATCGTCTCCGGCGGCGGAATTGAGTTCATGCGGGTCTTCGCCGAACGGGTCTACGGCGTCCCCCCGGAACAAGTCGTCGGCAGCAGCATCAAAACGAAGTTCGAACTGCGCGACGGGAAGCCGGTCCTGATCCGGCTGCCGGAAGTCGACTTCATCGACGACAAGGCCGGCAAGCCGGTCGGCATCAACGCCCACATCGGCCGCCGTCCAATCGCGGCCTTCGGCAACTCCGACGGCGACTTGGAGATGCTCCAGTGGACCGCCGCGGGCCCCGGCCCGCGTTTCTGCCTCTTCGTCCATCACACCGACGCCGAACGGGAATGGGCCTACGACCGGAAGTCTCACATCGGCCAGCTTGACAAGGGACTCGACGAGGCCGGCGTCAGGGGCTGGACCGTGGTCGACATGAAGTCCGACTGGAACGTGATCTACCCGCCGCGGGGGTGA
- a CDS encoding sialidase family protein: MTSDDLCFDRRQALLALGAAAAGAAGSLSAAEPTGLVAGIEKETLAHGRDGTDPTWFHPRACVVPTAGGPLVFMTLQTIGGSDYFGPVHWMTTADLGRTWTAPEPVPSLGRVPQASGWDEGVCDVVPEYHPPTGTVLAMGHNVFYRGPRFEKQQPARWPVYSVWKDGRWGPRRKLEWDDPRGNNIYTNNCGQRVVLPNGQIAFVMSFGAAQTGRSAAGVRCSFDGDKLSIEQVGREMKHAAGRGLLEPSLVHWRDKYYVTLRAEDERGYVAASDDGLDFAEKRPWTWADGSIIPMSTTQQHWLAHSEGLFLVYTRKDASNLKVPRWRTPLFMSQVDPVTLRLRRDTERIVLPLVGDGLNAPQDVAYSGNFHPVSVSPRESWVTDGEMRPRHGYRGDLLLARIRWSQPNRLARG; this comes from the coding sequence ATGACCTCTGACGATCTTTGCTTCGATCGCCGCCAGGCGCTGCTTGCACTGGGGGCGGCCGCCGCCGGAGCTGCAGGGTCACTTTCTGCCGCGGAACCGACCGGCCTCGTCGCCGGGATCGAGAAGGAAACGCTGGCCCACGGACGGGATGGGACCGACCCCACGTGGTTCCATCCGCGGGCCTGCGTCGTTCCGACTGCGGGCGGTCCGCTGGTGTTCATGACGCTGCAGACGATTGGGGGCTCCGATTATTTCGGGCCAGTCCACTGGATGACGACCGCCGACCTGGGACGGACCTGGACGGCGCCGGAGCCGGTTCCGTCGCTGGGGCGCGTGCCACAGGCGAGCGGCTGGGACGAGGGGGTCTGCGATGTCGTACCGGAGTATCATCCGCCGACTGGCACGGTTCTCGCGATGGGGCACAACGTCTTTTATCGCGGCCCCCGCTTCGAGAAGCAGCAGCCGGCGCGCTGGCCGGTTTATTCGGTCTGGAAGGACGGCCGATGGGGGCCGCGGCGCAAGCTGGAATGGGACGATCCCCGCGGCAATAATATCTACACGAACAACTGCGGACAGCGGGTGGTGCTTCCGAACGGGCAGATCGCGTTCGTGATGTCATTCGGTGCGGCTCAGACGGGGAGATCTGCGGCGGGTGTGCGCTGTTCGTTCGATGGGGACAAGCTCTCCATCGAGCAGGTGGGACGCGAAATGAAGCACGCCGCCGGCCGGGGGCTGCTGGAGCCTTCGCTGGTCCACTGGCGCGACAAATACTACGTGACGCTGCGCGCCGAAGACGAGCGAGGTTACGTCGCCGCCAGCGACGACGGACTCGATTTCGCCGAGAAGCGGCCCTGGACCTGGGCCGATGGGTCGATCATTCCGATGTCGACGACGCAGCAGCACTGGCTGGCCCATTCGGAGGGGCTGTTCCTCGTCTATACACGTAAGGACGCCAGCAACCTGAAGGTGCCGCGCTGGCGGACGCCCCTGTTCATGAGCCAGGTTGACCCGGTCACGCTCCGTCTGCGCCGGGATACCGAACGGATCGTCCTGCCGCTGGTCGGAGACGGGTTAAATGCTCCCCAGGACGTGGCTTACAGCGGGAATTTTCATCCCGTCAGCGTCAGCCCGCGCGAGTCCTGGGTGACCGACGGCGAGATGCGTCCCAGGCACGGTTACCGCGGCGATCTCCTCCTCGCACGGATCCGCTGGTCGCAGCCAAATCGGCTGGCTCGCGGCTGA
- a CDS encoding cupin domain-containing protein codes for MMNALMNLLANVPSSLPEELFETLVSAPAVRIERIVSHGHASPPGFWYDQPQAEWVLVLRGSARLRLADPEETIELHTGNALNIAPHRRHRVEWTTSEEPTVWLAVHYGESVA; via the coding sequence ATGATGAACGCGTTAATGAATCTGCTGGCAAACGTGCCGAGTTCGCTGCCTGAAGAACTGTTCGAGACCCTGGTCTCGGCGCCGGCGGTGCGCATCGAACGGATCGTTTCACACGGTCACGCGTCGCCGCCCGGCTTCTGGTACGACCAGCCCCAGGCGGAGTGGGTGCTGGTTCTGCGCGGTTCGGCTCGGCTGCGGCTGGCAGACCCCGAGGAAACCATCGAGTTGCACACCGGCAATGCGCTCAACATCGCGCCGCACCGGCGGCATCGCGTGGAATGGACGACTTCGGAGGAACCGACGGTCTGGCTCGCAGTCCACTACGGCGAGTCCGTCGCATAG